The Lolium perenne isolate Kyuss_39 chromosome 6, Kyuss_2.0, whole genome shotgun sequence genome segment CTAATTAGCGTTGTTTATGGAAAACTGTCCTTAGACGTTTAGCACGCCGGCCTGAATCAGGAAAATCAGACTCAACAACATTGTAGTGTTTTCTTCGTGAAACACAACACAGACACTTACATACACGCCAATGCACTTGCCCGTATGAATGTGCGTGCATACGTTTTACCCCTATGAGCATCTTCAAAAGACTAAGCTCACGAGTCGGGTCATGAAATTAACAAACTCACTAGAGACGTCTTGCTATTGTCGAATTGTCGACTTTCACTGAAAAAATATTCTCAACAATTTGGCAGTACATAGGCTTGTTCTCTCGTACCAAATCTGCAGACGTAATTTACGGTTCGCTGTCCACAGGCGAGACACTCACATACCGCCGTCGACAGGAGACGACGGTGATAGATACGACGAGAACTTTCTTTAGGAGAAGAAAGCGCGTGACCTGCGGACACAACAGAAGCGGCCCATCGGTTCATACCTGGAAGAAAAGGACTAGGAATTTGGCACTCCCTACTTGGTAAAAAACAAATGAGCGCATGACTTTTTCTTCGGTCCCGTACGGAGTCCCTGTAGCCGCCGCCTATTGAGAAAAGCCCTAGCCGCCCCGACTCAGCCTCCTCCATAGatcggttccccctcctccggccgGCTTCGTCGGCGTCGGGAgaagtggggaacccgatctatgagtGGAGTTTTCAATAAAAGTAGTCTTTTCAGTAGTCTATGTTAGGTTTTTGGTCGCCgttttcttgttggtttccccgcaatggagatggcatcgtctgcaataagtgatcttcggcctttcgttcgacgacgagatctccttcccgacgTCAATGGTGGTGCTGAAAGATTACAATTATCTAGGTATGGGTGTTCAGATCTtacttcgccagatcgattttggatcttttctcatggttgccgcgaggaggattatcctcgcagttcttgtcccggttgctacgtcctcgacaatggtgattcgtattcTCGGCTCTCCATCAACGTCGACAAGGCAGATCGGTTTTTATTCCctgacatactggtgttggtactcttgccgatgttgattgactactttaatggttgcgcgcgtgcacgcaaccttggcattgcggctcaaattaaaattatgggagaaccttcgtcggtatttacaggtctatggtttgttatttatctttggctgccttcagaaaagtacaagattatgtcttggaagaagaaagagtttgaagacctcgaagatttgctagtatcttttagactttattttgtaatcgctggagacagctcgtgtatctctaccatgtactatttgttattatgaatatatatggtattgattgtcaaaaaaaaaaaggaatttGGCACTCCAGCAGGCCGGGCCTAAAATACTCAGCGACAACACGAGCCTGCCTGCGCCGCGCGCGTGCGGGCGACGACGAGCGCGACGTGCTGCTGCGACTCGCCTGAACTCTAAAAAATAACCTGAGGAGTGAGCGTGCGGGCGACGGGGCCCCAGCTGGCATCGACGGCGCTCCGGCGACCGTGGCGAGCGTGCACAGCGGGCGACAGAAATATTTCTCTACTCCTTTGGCCGCCGGCGACTCTTTCTTTCCAGAGTGTCCGGAAGCCCGTAGCGAAGAAGTTGGCGCAGAACCTGTCACTTGATCGCTATATATAAGATTCAAGCACAAGCGCATCGTTTTCACAGCGCATGTTCATCGATCCATAGCTTGGAAGCTCGAACTCCTCGCTCGCCGATCTCCCAGTTCGTCCTCGCTCGCCGATCTCGCAGCCTACGTGCCTTCTCCGGTCACCATGGATCACAACCACAATGCTCGAGAGTGGCAGGTGTCCATGCCAGAAGACGCAGCCGTGTCCGCGGACCACAAGGCAGCCGGCGCCGGTCAGGCCTCGAGGGCGGCACGGGCGTGGGCGTGGCCTGCCTCTTGCGCGGCCATGTTCAGATCAAAGCTCTCTGGCTTCGCCGAGAAGATGATCGGCGCTGCGGACTACTCCGGGAAAGCGGTGTACGGCATGAAGGTCGCCCTCGCTCTCACCCTGGTCTCCCTCTTCTACTACGCCAGGCCCCTCTACGACGGCGTCGGCGGCCGGAACGTCGTGTGGGCCATCATGACCGTCGTGCTCGTCTTCGAGTACACCGTTGGTGGTAGCATGTACAAAGGGTTCAACAGAACGGTCGGAACCATCAGCGGCGCCGGCCTCGCGCTCGCCGTGCACTGGGTAGCCAGCAAATCCGGCAAAACCTTGGAGCCCGTCGTTGCCAGCGGCTCCGTTTTCCTGCTAGGTACGTCGACCGACACTCACTCACGTCATGGAAAAACGACCAACACGGCGCAGCGAAGTACTTAAATATTTATTACGGTTTACGTGCAGCAGCTGCCGCGGCGTTCTCGCGATTCATACCGCTGGTGAAGTCGCTGTACGACTACGGGGTCACCGTCTTCATCATCACCTACAGCTTCGTGGCCGTCTCCGGGTACCGCGTCGAGGACCTGGCGGCGATGGCGCTGCAGCGGATCTCCACCATCTCCATCGGCTTCGCCATCTGCATCGCCGTCTGCCTGCTTGTCTTCCCCGTCTGGTCAGGCCACGACCTGCGCCTCATCACCACGCGCAACATGGACGCGCTCGCCGACTCCATCGAGGCCTGCGTCGACAACTGCTTCGCCGACGACACGAAGCGCCCTGCGCGCGACAGCAGGTCGGAGGGGTACAAGTGCGTGCTCGGCTCCAAGGCGTCCGAGGACGCGCAGGCCAGCCTGGCGCGGTGGGAGCCCACGCACGGAGAGTTCACCTTTCGCCACCCCTACCACCTCTACACCAAGGTCGGCGCCGCCATGCGCCAGTGCGCGTACTGCGTCGAGGCGCTCCACGGCCGCGTCGTCCTCGCGGGCGCGGCGCCCGACCAAGCCCCGGCTCTCCATCTCCTCGGGGCAGGCGGCGCCCTCGCGGAGACCGGCATCCGGTGCACGCGGGTGCTCAGAGAGGCTTCCAGATCCGTCGCCACGATGACGGCCTCGGGCGCGCTGGGCGCGGCGGTGGCGGACATGGACGCGGCCGTGCGCGCGCTGCAGAGCGACGTGAGGGCGCTCCCGTCCAAGCTGCTCCTACTGTCCGAGGATCCGTCGTTGGCAGAGGCTAGCATGGCGCTCTTGCCCATGGCATTGCTGCTCATCGAGATCGCCACGAGGGTCAGGGGAGTCGTCGACGCCGTCGGCACACTCGCCAGCGCCGCGGGATTCGAACTGGTCGAAGATGGTGATGGCCACGAGAGGTTTGAAGTGCTACCGCTAAAACTACCAAGCACGGCCACCGGACAGCCATTGAGCAGAGCTCGGAATCCTTCGAGTGATCAGCCGGTGTAAACTGCGATAATAAAAGTTTTGCCTTGGTACTTTGGTAGCAGCACCACTGAAATTGACACAACAATGCGTTGGGAATTGCATTAGATATAGAATCATACAGGTTTTACATGATAGAGATTCGgtacacatgagcaccagtgatcCCTTCTCTGAAAAGTAattaaaaaaatcatatttttaagttttagaataaatctgaaaataaatcatgATGTAGTCAGTATTGTATCCTACAAACATGTAAATTTTCAACTGAAATAAGGTGTATTTTGGGGTGCATAAAAATAACAAATATGTGGATCTAagtatagtgattcaaatctCCAAAAAAATTCAGACATTGTCATTTTTTTATAGCTCAGAAAACAAAATATTTGTAATTGATATTTTACTAGGAcaaaaacccgtgcgttgctacggtgtcACACCGATTTAATTTGCTATTCTTTCATATGTTATAAATGTATGGTgataaaattcaaaacaaaatggaGCATTTAATTAATATGTCTATTATATCATGTTATTAATGAAAATCATATAACATCATTTCAAACATTTAGTAGCGTGCTCCGCGCGCAAATAACATGTAGCCATTTAttataccatgtattgtataatcAAATAGCATGTTGCAAATTACTCAACACCCACATAAAATCCCCACGCCATCAACAAGGTCCACCTCTTAACCTGACATGCGGTGCCAGGATGCTCTCTCTCCCTCTATCGGCTCACCGCTCTCGCTGCTCCTCCTCTCCACTCGTATCCTCCTAGGGCTGGTCATGAAATTTCGGGGATCCAAGGCAAAATTAAAATGAAAGGCCCCAAATATAGTTATTAAAATGATTATTAATATTTTTAGCATAAATAAAATTTACCAAGAAATATTTAAAGTGTTTTCTAACATGCTATGCATAAGCTATAATTTATGGTTCTTAGTCTAAATTATTGATAAATATGTGTCTTTGTGATATTTGTTATTTGACTCATATGTCTTTTAACTGCCAATTACATTGCTATTGATATTTGACACGATCACGAGAGAAGTCGTCGACAAAATTTATGATGACACATGTGAACTGAGAGAAGTACATTATAGTTGTGCTAATATCATGTTTGAAACCACCGTAGGTGTACTGTTGTCTTCTTCTCTTGGCCGCAAGATGATCGGTGAATGACAGTTCGTGACTCTCCAGCTCTTGTCCAGGAATAGTCTTAGGCTGGAGAATTAAACTCATATCTAGCCGTGACCCTTAGCCGTTCGCAGGAGAACTGCTGGTCGTGTAGATGTAGTGATACAGTACAGTGGAAAAAAAGGTAAGCTAAGAAAAACCCACCTCTCGCAGTCGGCCCTCCCAACTCCAAGTGCCCAATCCCCTCTGCCCTAGCGCAAGAACACGGCACGCTACACGCGACGGGATTTTCCTCTCGGCGCCGCCATCGTGGCGGCTCTGCCTATTCCCATTGGGAACTAATTCCTTGTTTATGATTCCTATTGTTTGTTATTTTCTTAGGCTTGTCCACCCGGCCACACCGCTAGCCCTGACGCCATCCCTCGTTGCTCACTTGTGCCACCTCAGACCAAGCCCTAAGAGGTTGAAGACCCCCTTCGAGCTCCTATTCAATGTCGTCCTCATCCCCGGCGGCGGCATGTCTCCTTTTTCCTCTTTCCCCAGCGTGGAATTCTCTCAGTCCGTGAGATTCTTTCTTTCTCTTTCCGCAAATTCGTGGGCAGCCCCACGCAATCCCCCTTCCGTTATGTCTCGTCCGTTTAATTCTCCAATTAGCTCATGCAGAGACTCCATCAGGCAGCTCCTTATTTTGGAGAAGGCTCGTTGACTTCCTGGCAAATTGCAATTTATGAACGTATATAAACAACTTGATGTCTGAATAAGATAGCGAGGTGGGACTATAATTTTATCGGACTGTTTGCAGCTATTCGATATTTGATGGAGCAGGCTGCTTGGGCTGCCAGCCCAGCGCCTTATCATCAGGCATCAACCGCAAGTAACTACACATCCACGCGACACGAACCCCGCGTTTTGCAGCTCTTGTTGTTTGTGCCGGTGAAAAAATCAACAGTCGGTCGTGAGGTAGCAGGGACAGATCTTTGGTTGGCTCACGGCCACTCAGCTCCATTTTTCAGTAATACCATATCGTGCGTTTATGAGCGCTGCCTTGCTTGCTCCCGGGACGGCCGTCTCCTCTTCGTCCGCGCTCGCATGCCCTTGGCGGTTGCCCTACGAATCGGCCAGCCCCCATGCCACTGCTCCTCCAAGGCCCTGCCTCCACTTCCCCCTCTGCGTATGCTGATGCGAGCGGCTCGCTGCCAAGCTCTCCCCGGCCACCTCAATTGACGGAAAGTGCAGCAGGCGGCGGATGCAGGAAAAATAGTTTGGCGCCCTACGCATGGAAGCAGATCGACGGCGGCAAATCCAGGGGTGGCGGCGACCAAATCAAGAGAGACACGAGACGGGATCTCGACCACCCGAACGAACCTGCACTTGGAGAAGGTAGATGGGCCACGGGTGGTTCCGTTCTTTCCACAGGAGGAGGCTAGTGGCTcggctcgccggagatcgcgtgcTGGCGGCCGGTTGGGGAAGAACGACTCCAATTTCGGGTGGAGGAGAAATTCGGTCCTGTGGGAAGAAGAGAATAAGCGAACCGGTACAGGCTGTGGCAATTGCAGTATTATgtattttggtgggagggcaaaatcgTCCTAAAAaatgttggacgaaaattttggcagaaaccttagctcatttattattaggtatagatacgtTAGTGGAATACATCATTATCTAATTTTAGAATTTTGTTCCATATTTGTTTGAATATATAAATATATTTTAGAATTTTTTAATACAATAAAAGCATTGGTGCCCATGATTCAAAAGAACTTTTTAGGTTTTATAAGCCTAGAGAAATATAAAGTGGATGAAGTAAAACAAAACGATACTCCATCAAACGTAACTTTTTTTTGTGACATAAATTGTACTGCAAGTTTTTTTTTAGCGTAAACAAGATTGATCGTTAAGGCCCTGTGCAGGATAAGATCAATAATACATCAGCCCAAGTCCAGCGAGAGTGCGTGGCATGGTGGCTGGTGGGCTAGAAAAATCCGCATTACTTGCGTAATTTCAAATTGACCCTTCGTGAGAACGATATACCAGCCATCGCGTACCCATTTTCTTGGCCAGCGTTTAACACTGTACCGGCACAGTACAAACTGTgtgttctgttttttttttttccgGTTTTGGAAAGATTCTCGAACTTTCCGATCTGGTTTTCTCTGGGTTGGTCGATTTTTTCTGGTTTATCCggttttctttttttgttttgtttttatgTCTTTTTAAAACCTGAACATTTTCAAATTATGAATATTTTTAACTTGAACATttttattttattatttttaaatctgAACCTTTTTTAATATGAACATTTCGAAATttgatttttaaaaaaatcacaaATTATCAGATCTAAACATTTTTCCAAATCCAAAACTTCAAAATGTGAAATTTTTCGcaatttgaacatcttcaaaaatttgagcattttttcgGATTTGAACAATATTTGAATCTGAATATTTTTTGGATTAGAAaatttcatttttgattttttcatatttgaacattttctatttttgaacattttttggatttgaatatttattatttttaaacattttaaaatcttgattttttttgaatttaagtACGTTATGAATTTGAAATTATAAAATCTAGACTTTTTTCTCAAATCTAAAAGATTTTTTAGGCCCCGAAAAAATGAGCAGAATCTGCGTTACTGGAGGAATTGCGAACGAAGAAGAACATCATACCACTCGTAACTAGGCCCGCCCATGTACAACTTTTTTTTGGAATGAACAAAGGCAAGTTAGGTACGCgccggtgataacccacaagtgtaGGGGATCGGTTGTAGGCTTTTTGACAAGTAAGATTGTCGAACCGAACGAGAAGCTAAAAGTAGAATAaatattctctcaagttctatcaaccactgatataaCTTTACACACACTaaacatttactttatctagaaaATAATACTAGAGCAATAATACAGGTACGAGAGATAGCTttgcaagataataaataaaagaaagtaaatgttagtgctgcagcaataaaataTACTAAGTAACCATAAATTAACAGTATCATGAGTGTGAAAAaatggtggtaatagtggtggctttgtccaagtttAATTAGCAAATATATCGGGTTCATTgtcttcgatgcagttttctatgtgggagaggctaaatatacaaggACTCCACTAtttgggattacaagtactatatgattggattgttagcaagcatccgcaaatactaaCAAtgaattaaggtttccccaaccatagccttaagttaatggtcctcttactcccatacgtgCAACGTTTCACTTCAAGTCCTTAGATTTCTATCACTCCGGTAGAACTTCCACCTTCCTCTTACACATAGTACAAACCCTATGATGTTTAATCCATGCGCGCACACATATAATGGACACCAAAGGACTATACCATATcaaaatacaactctaatgacCAAAGACATTCAACCAAGCAATCAAAAGATAAATAAACTACACAAACATGACATAGAtaataggattataacttatagcatcaaacaccatgtttacatagaatGGTACAGAGGTGTGTGAGAGGATGAACCACTGTATACAAGGAgaagttggtgatggagatggcggtgaagacggtgaAGGGGCAGCGAGAGGTGCAGTGGCGCCGGCGCAGGGAGCTCCTTCCCTActgccggcatcatgggggagcgccgccccttagccccTTCCTTCATGGCTTATTGGGAGCCCTCCCCCATGGAGATGGGATCCATAGGGGAGGAAAAAACGTGGCTTTTGGCGGCTGTAATTCGTGGATGGAGGCGTCCCCCACGAGTTAGGTTTCCTCCCTTTATATAGCTTCTCGGATTTCCGTCAACCCATCTGGGGTTGCAGTAACTCGGGCTTTTTCGGCCGTCCGGACTCGAAATCAGTTAAATTTTATGTCTAGAACGTTTCTCGCGAAATGTCCAACAATTGCGTAGTTGGGAAGTTTTCCCTTTGACACCGTCTTCGACCCGTAACATGACCATCTTCGGAAAAAAAATTAGGACATATTTCTCGGAAGTCCTGATTTGACTCCAACAAGGTTTTCTCTTGTATTCTTGGTAATTCATACACATCAAAGTTGTAAAACAAGAacattgtgcacttttgcaactattagtaGGTTAGTCCAAATAAATCATAAACTTTATATAAAAAGAAGTGTCAAAAGGATAATATTAGCATaaaaacatcaaaaattatagatacgttttggacgtatcagccggccGCGTACTCTTTGCGTGAAGCGTGAAGTAGGAGCGCTCCATTAGTTGTGCTAGACCTGATCGTACATTTAGAAAGCCGTATGCTTTGAAATAAGTCTGTACAGTTTGGGAAGAGTTTTTTTGAGAGAAAACAAGAATCTACTTCAACCGATATGCCCTTAGGCATCCAGATGGGCTTTTCCAAGCGGAAACTAAAAATACCCCAGCCGAGAGATCCTGATTACGCTATTTTAATAAGATATATATAAATTGATGGAGAAGTCTACTTGTAAGTGCCGCACGTCACTTCGTCTGGTGCGGTGGACCACTAAGATTAGTGTAGTAATCCCTTATAAAGGAACACACAATTTTATCGTGCAGCGCGCAACGCCCGCTCACCATACATTGGATCCCTCCAAACGCGTATAGTGCTTCACTCCAGGGAGTACAATGTAAATGTTGCAGGAGAGGTACATGCTGCCTGAAAGAGAGTTGCTACAGATTTTCCATCCTAACCTGCTATGATAAGTGAGAAATTGTAACGGGCACACCTCGTTATATTTTGTTATGTGACATTACTTTTACTATCATATGCATACTACTAGGGGATGATATACTTCGGCATTTTTGGGCCGGGTTGGGCTTTAGGCTTGCCAAAAAAAGCCCACGCCTAAAGGCAAGGCCTGAGCCCAGCCCGGCTCGACAAAATTCATTGTTTTATAGGCCTGAGCCTGGCCCGAGCAAACGCTCGATGACCCGATGCTAATGTTTTCCCCGCAGTCCAGCGAAAAAAGAAATGGTTGTTTCAAAAGCCTAACAACAAGGTGTTGAACATAATTATAACAATACATTTTACAAGCCTAAGTAGAGTTGCACAGTTTTGATAGCAAACAACAACAAATTTGCACTATTTTCACACATTATGCCTATACTGGAGGTGTCTATATAGCACATATGTCCCACTGGGTTGACTCTGCATTTGTAGCCACATAAATTGCATCTTGCCCAAGGTTCCACCACAATAATGCCATCTTTTGTAGTGGTACATTGATCTCCACCGGGGGTAGTGCTGCCAAAATGGTGAGATTCGCCGCAGTTGATCTTCCATCTACCAAACAAATGAAAGAGATATCAGATCTAGCTCAACCCAATCATTTAGATGCAAATAAATCTACTAATTCAACAGATCCATCTACTAGCAAAACAATATTGTCTATTGTCTACATTCTGAGATCTGCACGATATTgtagggttcgtagcatagaaaacaaaatatttcttaccgcaagaacgaacaacaagccaagatctaatctactagaTGGTAGCAATGATATgggatcaacataccctcgaagatcgctaagcgtttaaCGAGATGGATCTCGTGGATGACGTAGTCGATCACGTGCTGCTCTCAGGAGTGAGTAAAAGACACCGTCGGTGccgcaatcgggcagcacctccgcactcggtcacacttatggtgttgatgaagacgtccttctccccattccagcgggcagaggaagtagtagatcctcctcggaatcccgacagcacgatggtgtggtgacggtggtggtggagatcacctgcagggcttcgccgtcgCCGTGCGGGAGAGAGGTGGACGAGggtggcgctagggtttggggagagagaggggtgcggccaaggcagccaaggtgtggccggccagccccctctCCTCCTTTTTATATAGGTGAAACACCCAAGGGTCCAAACCTACTCCTCCTAGGAGTCCTAGTGCAAACCTACCATAAAATCAAATAGTCAAACCTAGTCAAAGGTGGACTTGGGGTGGGACTTTCCCCCTTCCTTGTTGGTTGGCCGACCAATGTGGTGGagcccaccatggactccaccttccccttttgtgggtcggctagggttggtggagttcctccgggactccaccttcctttgtGAATATTTTGGGCTGCCCTAGAACCTTCCAAACCTCCGATAAAAATCACCGGATTATTCCCAAACTTGGAATTCGAatttctatatatgaatcttattctccagacctcctcgtgatgtcctggatcccatccgagactccgaacaatattatGTCTCCatgtcatattccatatctacttaagcaacatcgaaccttaattgTGTCACCCTACCGTGCGTGAGCTatccagacatgatcgagacacctctctgatcaataaccaatagcgggacctcgagattcataatggttcccacatattcaacgatgacttcatgatcgaaagaaccattaacatatgataccgattccctttgtcgcgcgatactttacttatccgaggttcgatcatcactatctctatacctagttcaacctcgttaccaataagtactctttactcgtaccgtgatatgacatcccttgtgacccagtcacatgcttgcaagctaattggatgataTTCCACagaggtgtaggataacgttgcatagaaaacaaaaattttcctaccgcgaacacgcaatccaagccaagatgcaatctagaagacggtagcaacgagggggtatcgagtctcacccttgaagagattccaaagcctacaagatgaggctcttgttgctgcggtagacgatcacttgccgcttgcaaaagcgcgtagaagatcttgatcacgatcggttccggcgccacgaacgggcagcacctccgtactcggtcacacgttcggttgttgatgaagacgacgtccacctccccgttccagcgggcagcggaagtagtagctcctcttgaatccgacagcacgacggcgtggtgtcggtggcggtgtagaagtccggcggagcttcgctaagctacgcgggaaatatgaagtggaggagcaaagctagggtttgggagggggtggccggccactcaagggggggcggccaagctatggtcttggggtggccggccccctcccttggcccctcattatataggtggatcccaagtgttggtgtccaagtcttcgaataagacccgaaaccaaaaccttccataggaggggggaaacctagcccaactaggactcccacccaaaggtgggattcccacctcccatgtggggggtggccggcccccctatggtggagtccacttgggactccaccccatctagggctggccggccatggtggtggagtcccatgtggactccaccttccttggtggtttcttccggacttttctagaaccttctagaaccttccatagaaccttccgcgacattttatttcacataaaatgacatcctatatatgaatcttattctccggaccattccggaactcctcgtgatgtccgggatctcatccgggactccgaacaaatattcgaactccattccataattcaagtgctaccatttcaacatccaactttaagtgtgtcaccctacggctcGAGAAcattgcggacatggttgagtactcactccgaccaataaccaatagcgggatctggagatccataatggctcccacatattcaacgatgactttagtgatcgaatgaaccattcacatacattaccaattccctttgtctcgcgatattttacttgtccgaggtttgatcttcggtatcactctataccttgttcaacctcgtctcctgacaagtactctttactcgtaccgtggtatgtggtctcttatgaactctttcatatgcttgcaagacattagacgacattccaccgagagggc includes the following:
- the LOC127310172 gene encoding aluminum-activated malate transporter 10-like, with amino-acid sequence MDHNHNAREWQVSMPEDAAVSADHKAAGAGQASRAARAWAWPASCAAMFRSKLSGFAEKMIGAADYSGKAVYGMKVALALTLVSLFYYARPLYDGVGGRNVVWAIMTVVLVFEYTVGGSMYKGFNRTVGTISGAGLALAVHWVASKSGKTLEPVVASGSVFLLAAAAAFSRFIPLVKSLYDYGVTVFIITYSFVAVSGYRVEDLAAMALQRISTISIGFAICIAVCLLVFPVWSGHDLRLITTRNMDALADSIEACVDNCFADDTKRPARDSRSEGYKCVLGSKASEDAQASLARWEPTHGEFTFRHPYHLYTKVGAAMRQCAYCVEALHGRVVLAGAAPDQAPALHLLGAGGALAETGIRCTRVLREASRSVATMTASGALGAAVADMDAAVRALQSDVRALPSKLLLLSEDPSLAEASMALLPMALLLIEIATRVRGVVDAVGTLASAAGFELVEDGDGHERFEVLPLKLPSTATGQPLSRARNPSSDQPV